ttctgacggcacccattgactgcaGAGGATCTGTTAATGAGCAAGTGACGTAATGCCATTCGTTTCTTCAAAGCTGTTCTGGTGAACAGCTTCGCCATCGTCTTGAATGGCCTTTTTGGAGGGAAACTATCCTTTGACGTTTATGGTATATTTTGGTTTAGAAGGAGCCGGTGTGATTTCTGAGCGGTTTTCTGTTGTGTTCTCTCTGTAGGGAGGTGTTCAAGGCCAAACACAGACAGACGGGGAAGAAGgtggctttaaaaaaagtactcaTGGAGAATGAGAAAGAAGGGGTGAGACATTGAAATGAAGTTATGCAGTTACTGCGCTCCTCATTACGAACGCAGGCGTCTCACGCACTCAAGTGTGCTTGTGCTCTTCTGCTTAGTTTCCCATCACCGCTCTGAGGGAAATCAAGATCTTACAGCTGCTCAAACACGAGAACGTGGTGAACCTCATTGAGATCTGCAGGACAAAAGGTGAAGGTGTCTGTGTTTATTCATTCTTTCCGTGTTGTACATGCTGTCATAAGATGCACAGCTGCTTTTTTTAACGTGCAGCATGAATGTGCTTCCTGCAATGATCTGGAAATATCGAGGATTTCTTAAAAATTGATTTTCAGAccttaaaatgacttttaaaattaGTGCAATTGTAAAAGTATATGttacaaaacataaatgttttgctcttctgaaatatttttagatgagCCAGTGTGATTCTGTCTATTAAGGGTCTTATTTGTACACAGAGTACAATTATTTCTTACCAGATAAGGCATTCTctggaaatatttaatatgtaagaGATCCTTAAGGACCATTTACACCAAAAGAGGTAACTATATCAGCATCCACACCAGTGCTGTGCTCCatattgtgtgttattttacacatttgaaGCTCTTTAAACTCTGTTTGACTGaggtttttgttcatatttgggGAAAAACTAGATTCCTATGAACTTTATAgttatagtaataattatagtTATCATATTTGGTGTAAATGACCcttaatacaataattattttaaattcagtaaaatgTTAGGTCCATAGAACTATGACTAGAGTTTGAATATTAGATTGGAGAATTATTCTAAGAGTGTATTTTTCTCGCCTCTTTCTCTCCAGCCACCCAGTTTAACCGCTACAAGGGCAGCATCTATCTGGTGTTCGACTTCTGTGAGCACGACCTCGCCGGGCTGCTGAGCAACGCCAACGTTAAGTTCACCCTGGCTGAGATTAAGAAGGTGATGCAGATGCTGCTGAACGGACTTTACTACATACACAGAAACAAGGTGAGATCTACGTAAATGTGACTGAGAAGCTGCCCCAGGGTTGTCGCTGTGATGTTTAAGGGACGCGGTGTTGCGTGTTCGTGTCAGATCCTCCACAGAGACATGAAAGCGGCCAATGTCCTGATCACCAGAGATGGCGTCCTGAAGCTGGCTGATTTCGGACTGGCCAGAGCGTTTAGTTTGGCTAAGAACAGTCAGGGCAACCGCTACACGAACCGGGTCGTCACACTGTGGTACCGACCGCCTGAACTGCTGCTGGGTACGTCGGGCACGTCTTAAAACGCTTGTAGCTTGATGTGATTACTGGTTTTTCACCGCGAGTGTTCGTTTTTTGTTAGGTGAGAGAGACTACGGGCCTCCCATAGATCTGTGGGGCGGAGGGTGCATCATGGCGGAGATGTGGACCAGAAGCCCCATCATGCAGGGGAACACAGAACAGCACCAGCTCACCCTCATTAGTCAGCTGTGTGGCTCCATCACTCCtgaggtaacacacacacaaccatacTTCAGACCTCAGTGCACACGGATAATCagcatgtgtgaatgtgtaataaattaatattaggaAGAGCTTAaagtttcattattcattattatacacacatactaaaGTACTAGtatttgtctttgtgtttatataaaaaaaaaaaaaaaatacaaaatacaaaaaatacaaaaaaattttacttattatattttttgaaattatatttgtCATGAATTTAATACAAACACTCATATTAAGCTAAAGCCCTTGTTAGACAttgttaaactttttatttatctactttatttaaatagtccacttagtagaataagttgacataagTTGTtgaaccataaaaaaaaaatatatatatatatatatatatatatatatatatatatatatatattattttaattatttttttttattatttttttactatcgaaatttttttttatctgtttgcaAATTTATGAGTAAAAAATTtgaattcataatttaatagaattcatgcatttaacaaaaaaaaaaaaaaaaaaaaggtgtgaatataaaactataaaattaaactttttttttttatttacttatttaaccTAAACAAGTACAAGAagcataaatatgcatatatttaaccaaaaaacgAGTACAAAAGTGATGCATTTGAGTCCATGTCTGTATTGTGTGCTGTGTCAGGTTTGGCCCGGGGTGGATAAGAAGTACGAGCTGTATCAGAAGATGGAGCTTCCTAAAGGTCAGAAGCGTAAGGTAAAGGACAGACTGAAGGCTTATGTGAAAGACCCGTACGCTCTGGACCTCATCGACAAACTGCTGGTTCTGGATCCGTCTCAGAGAATAGACAGCGACGACGCTCTCAACCACGACTTCTTCTGGTCCGACCCCATGCCCTCAGACCTCAAAAACATGCTCTCCACACACAACACCTCCATGTTTGAGTACCTGGCTCCGCCGCGCAGGAGAGGTCACATGCCCCAgcagccagccaatcagaacaggAACCCTGCCACCACCAGCCAACCGGAGTTCGACAGGGTGTTTTGATTAATCCAGCCGGCTGTGATTGGTCAAGAAGAGAAAGACTTCTAATAAATCAGGAGGGACCTTTAGTGATCTCACCCGAttacaaaacaagacatttcCACGTTTATCTTGAGTTATTGTTTCATCAGAGTTGGATGTGCGTGGAGTTGGCAGATACGGTTCCTGTTGTTTACCGTTTGCACTCGCAGAAGCTTTATctagattacaaaaaaaaattatcattaagACGAGTTCGGTTGATATGAATTACCGAATCCGTACTGAGCTGATCCGGAAAAACAGCATGAGTTTATTgtgggaggggaaaaaaagaagtgtaCTTAATGTTTTCAAGCAAATTTTGTGTAGTATCGGTTGGTTTTCCCTTTGAAAATAGTTTTGACGATCGAAGTTAGTCTGGCAGAGccattaaacataatttaaacaccatcttttcagattttaagtttttttttaaaatatgtttttatttgtaagatcatgtgtttgtgttgggcGTATTGGTGTATAAGTTACATGCAAGTATAATACACTAATAAAACCTTTCACTTTTTCCAccttttgttttgtgatttctggaggtgtgaagaaaaaaataaagtattttaccGTTACCCGGTAGCACCCCCCTCCTCAACACCAAAAAAAGATGGTTTTTCATGTGATGTATTTAGTAATACGCTGCATTTTGGGTCTGGCTGCTATACATTTCTGTAAGAcgggtgtcaaactcaaattcacagagggccaaaattaaaaaaagaacattgtcgAGGGCCAGaccaattttttaaattaatttatttatgtttttattatctttaagatACAGTAAACTACTGTATTAACCATCCTcgtatattacaataaaatttttgcttaaatactgaaaccagaacaggtttaagaaaataataaaaacaaaaactgaaaaaaaaatatcaggcttctatatctttaactttattcattttaattgtaacctAAATCCTGTCATCACAGACCATCAAGGCCAACAcctgaaaaaaatatctctttcaaCTTTAAACAGACCATGCCATcagtcaataaaataatatttatccattttagtttttttcactgTTCATTTACTCTGTTCATTTAGTGCGTAAATTGTTAAAACTGACACGAAAGACTGGTATAATACTGgtgaaataataatcattagtgataaaataaataataaaaaattaaaaaaaggaccACATGAACGCATTTTCGACAATCAAAACAGACAGTTCCGGCATTTGTAGAAAAATGCTGCCGCAATTGGGGGACGATTGC
This window of the Puntigrus tetrazona isolate hp1 unplaced genomic scaffold, ASM1883169v1 S000001111, whole genome shotgun sequence genome carries:
- the cdk9 gene encoding cyclin-dependent kinase 9 isoform X1 yields the protein MQRDKTGSSGGADKPDRETAIMSKYYDGVEFPFCDEFSKYEKLAKIGQGTFGEVFKAKHRQTGKKVALKKVLMENEKEGFPITALREIKILQLLKHENVVNLIEICRTKGEATQFNRYKGSIYLVFDFCEHDLAGLLSNANVKFTLAEIKKVMQMLLNGLYYIHRNKILHRDMKAANVLITRDGVLKLADFGLARAFSLAKNSQGNRYTNRVVTLWYRPPELLLGERDYGPPIDLWGGGCIMAEMWTRSPIMQGNTEQHQLTLISQLCGSITPEVWPGVDKKYELYQKMELPKGQKRKVKDRLKAYVKDPYALDLIDKLLVLDPSQRIDSDDALNHDFFWSDPMPSDLKNMLSTHNTSMFEYLAPPRRRGHMPQQPANQNRNPATTSQPEFDRVF
- the cdk9 gene encoding cyclin-dependent kinase 9 isoform X2, whose protein sequence is MQRDKTGSSGGADKPDRETAIMSKYYDGVEFPFCDEFSKYEKLAKIGQGTFGEVFKAKHRQTGKKVALKKVLMENEKEGFPITALREIKILQLLKHENVVNLIEICRTKATQFNRYKGSIYLVFDFCEHDLAGLLSNANVKFTLAEIKKVMQMLLNGLYYIHRNKILHRDMKAANVLITRDGVLKLADFGLARAFSLAKNSQGNRYTNRVVTLWYRPPELLLGERDYGPPIDLWGGGCIMAEMWTRSPIMQGNTEQHQLTLISQLCGSITPEVWPGVDKKYELYQKMELPKGQKRKVKDRLKAYVKDPYALDLIDKLLVLDPSQRIDSDDALNHDFFWSDPMPSDLKNMLSTHNTSMFEYLAPPRRRGHMPQQPANQNRNPATTSQPEFDRVF